In Salmo trutta chromosome 37, fSalTru1.1, whole genome shotgun sequence, the following proteins share a genomic window:
- the LOC115177555 gene encoding uncharacterized protein LOC115177555, producing MKRGIVRREEAKHERNQTVMPLHKSSHKAPRLDPTMISAPLGDFRHTMHIGRGGDAFGDTSFLATVGPSPEPGSPGATATNDSMAPIDSETPLNHTDDVTDGFGSPLNSELQHSESVSSFTLDMDFDLGPSIMGDVLGVMDGLGLDSDWTRTCANEEDVFSPSKSLVVEVENFKMAAEDQSVSIRNELNEKKLLGIEGDEVGDGRIIEGTGGIKAKGQRPKVRFSDKREEIIRQASEEEGQGLDVEEECVSPTEEDRERGNKVINVSIAGIEVQPTNHKADSPSSPASSHSSEYEGVTPLDRRRVDNCHSETDSEEEEGGDNGRGYTFEDEFDDEIGL from the exons ATGAAAAGAGGGATAGTGAGGCGGGAGGAAGCGAAACACGAGCGTAATCAAA cTGTCATGCCACTCCACAAGTCGTCCCACAAGGCACCTCGCCTGGACCCCACCATGATCTCAGCTCCGCTGGGGGACTTCCGCCACACCATGCACATCGGGAGGGGCGGAGATGCTTTCGGTGACACCTCCTTCCTGGCTACTGTCGGCCCCAGCCCTGAACCTGGGTCTCCGGGTGCCACGGCAACAAACGACTCAATGGCGCCCATTGATTCCGAGACGCCACTTAACCACACTGATGATGTCACGGATGGCTTCGGAAGCCCACTGAACAGTGAGCTTCAGCATTCCGAGTCGGTGTCGTCTTTCACACTCGATATGGATTTCGACCTGGGTCCGTCCATCATGGGTGATGTGCTGGGGGTGATGGATGGACTGGGGCTGGACTCAGACTGGACTAGGACTTGCGCTAATGAGGAAGACGTCTTCAGTCCAAGCAAAAGTCTTGTCGTTGAAGTGGAGAATTTTAAAATGGCGGCGGAGGATCAGTCTGTCAGCATAAGGAACGAGCTGAATGAGAAGAAGCTTTTAGGGATCGAGGGAGATGAGGTGGGAGATGGAAGGATAATAGAGGGGACTGGAGGGATCAAGGCCAAAGGGCAGAGGCCGAAGGTGAGATTCAGCGACAAACGAGAGGAGATAATTCGCCAAGCGTCGGAGGAGGAAGGTCAGGGGTTAGATGTTGAGGAAGAGTGTGTGAGTCCCACCGAGGAAGATCGAGAGAGGGGGAACAAAGTCATCAACGTGTCAATCGCGGGAATAGAGGTACAGCCCACCAATCACAAGGCGGATTCACCTTCCAGTCCCGCCTCCTCACACAGCTCAGAGTATGAGGGTGTCACCCCATTGGACAGGAGGAGGGTTGACAACTGTCACTCAGAGACTGATTCcgaggaagaggaagggggagaCAATGGACGGGGCTACACATTTGAAGATGAGTTTGATGATGAAATCGGCCTATAA